The Elusimicrobiota bacterium genome contains the following window.
TAGTTTGGAACACCAAAACGGAAAAGGTAGAAGTAAGCAAAGAATCGGCACCTGCGACGATGAACTCCACTTACCAAGACTACTATGAAATACACAAAGAAGATAAGAATCTCCCGGAGAGTTGGGAGAGATGGCTAGATAAAGCAAAAGCCTTTGAAATTTTGTTTAAAGGAAAAGGCATTTCAGCTAACGATTTCATAAAAGAACTGGCGAAAGATTTAGAAGTGTCTTTTGACAAATTTGTCGAACCGCCCCTAAAAATAAAAGATGATATAAAAGATGCTAAATTAGAAGAAATAGCAAAAAAATATAGTTTAGATTTCTTAAAGTTAAAAGAAAACATAAATTACTATTTGTCTAAACGTGACTGTGAAATTAATCACATTAATAAAAATGAAAATGAAGTTAAGAGCTTTTGGGACCCTGTTGTTAGGGGTGATGACATTGCTAAGATAGTTCAAATATTGCTTCCTTTACATAGCAATAAAAGTTCGGAAACAGGAATTACTCTTATTTTAACTGTTGGAAAACTTGCGCTTGAATGGTCGCGTCAAATACCAGGGGTAAATATAGAGGGCTTGATTCCCAAAGTCTACGATTTATTAATAAAGGAATTTGGCGAAGACGATGTTGCGATAGAATTCGGAGCTCTTATTAAGAGAGAAATTAAAAAAATGGGATCTGCTCTTCAAACTGAAATCCCTAAATTTATCCAAAAATTTGTCCATAAAGCCTGGAACATAGTCCATTCTGAAGCCCCGGCAACTATTGACTCAGATAAAAAAAATCAGATTATCAAAGACGTTACCAGTTCGGAGACGGCGACAAACATAGTTAACAAAAAAGCGGCAGACTTGGCCGAAATAGCTCATAGGCATCAGGAGCGCAACGACGGCATCAAGGAATTTACCGATTCTTTTTTGGGTGGCTTTGGCGCTTTCCTTGCATTTGGAATCCTTTTCGCCGCGCCAGTGCTTCAATCTATAATGCAAGGTTATTATATATATTCACTATATTCCATAATTTGGACGCTAGTCTTTGTTGCTCCATTTGTATTGGGTGTAGTATTAAAGATAATCGGGGTTGGAGTAATTGGAGCATCAAAAATAGTTGAGCGCTATCAAAAGTCGATGTATGAGATTGATTCAGAAATAGCTGCGGAGAACGCATGGAAAGACAAATATTTTACGTCTTATAAGCTTGTTGACCCCAAGTTAAACGAATATTTAGATACTTACAAAGTTCCGATAAAAAGAAAAAGAGTTGTGATTTCGGGACAAGAAGAGTATGTGGGAAGGGCTTTGAACAATGTTATTGCGGATAACATAAAGACTTACAAAAATCCAGAAGAGATATTAAGTTACGTTACTTTATATCTCGAAATGTTCTTCGTGACAAATCTTCCGTTGGACGAATCATTTCAGGAAATAGACAAATATATTGTGAGTTATTTGAAAATTTTAGAGAGTGTTTCCAATAATGAAGAATTGAATAAAAAGGTTACAGATTCTGATAAACAAAATCTCATCTTAACTATAATGAAAGATCTTCATGCTTGGCTGGATGCCACGCTAGAAGGCACATCATTTAGGAAGCTTAACCGAAATCAAAAGACTGAGATATTAAGATATTGGAAGTCACAGCTGGATAAAATTCAGGAAAAAACAGATCTTGATAAACAGTTTGACACATGGGGTGATAAAACCGGCAAGCTAGAAAAATCAAAGCCTGAAGACACGGGCACAATGGCAGAGACAAAAAGAAATAAGAATCTTACCGAACCCGCGACATATGAGGAGTTTATGATTGACCTTAGGTACGGCTTAATTCGTAGTATCACGGATGAGGATAAAGATCCCTTCAGCTTCGGAAGAAAACGGTGGGTTTATCCCAATAATATTGAAAGCGAGAATGTATCTGAATGGCAGGAATCTAAGAATCAATTGAGAGATGAAGATCTGGACGAAGTATTTTCATATTTAGGCAATAAAGACTGTATTGATAAATGGTGGAAAGATGATTTTATAGATAGTTTAGCTGAAGGCACAGCAGGCGAAGAAGCAGTGAAAATTGAAAGAATAAAGCAAACTCTTAGAATCTTACGAAGGCTTTGCCAAGTTTACTATTCTCCTAGATTTGAAGCACATGAGTTAATGATGCTTGCTAAAGCAGTAATGCACGGAAAAATATCGCTTACGGATGCGGCGGCAATATTTGTTGATGAACATCTTGTCCACGTTTTGTCCAGTTTTGACAATAAAATAATACGTACCCTGGGTGAAGCCCCCAAAAAAGATGCTCAAGAACGAAAGGTTACTCCAGAGAAACTGGCATACTTAAGAGAGAATGAACCTGAGAGAATGGAAGGTTCTGAGTCAATAATTGGAACAGTAGCAAGGGTAATTAAAGGTGAGTTGGAGCAGCTACTTTTGTTTGTTAATCCTAATTTTTTCGTAGTTGAAAAAATTGCCAGAGAACTTCACGCTATTTTCAACATTCAGCATTACCTTAAGCCTTTGACCAAACCGGGTAATGGAAAAGATACTTCAGAAAATCCGTCAGTCATGATGATAATGACGGAGTATTTCAAGAATCCTGAAAATAGAGCAAAATGGGCCTTACCTGAAGACTTCGATACCTGGCAGAAACGCGCAGAGGAATGTGTTAAATTTTTTGGATCAAGGGCTAATGCCGATAAATTCCTTACACATATAGCTGAAAAGATCCACATGTCTTTTGACCAATTTATTGAAGGCGATCTAACTAAGGAAAGAAGAAAAGCAATTCCTATGGAGGCCTTGGATGAAATGAGACATTTGGGAAAAAACCTTTCGCTATGGAAAGAGCTTGCCAAACAACTGTGTTCTTATGCGGCAGTGCGCGATTGCGAACATCAACAGGGCAGGGCACTTTCTAGTGTAGTTAAACAGTTCGAACAAGTATTTGACAGTTGGGGAAAGCCTATTGAAGGCGATATTTTAAGTGATATTGAAGCAAGTATGAAGCAAACTCCGGACCTAAAGGGGAAAGTAGGAAGTGCCCGTGAAACTCAGGAAAACACCCCGGCAACTTTTGACAATCAGCCAAACAAGAAATCCGGGGAGTCGCCGATGGCTACATCAAATATAAATCCCATTTCTGAAGATAAATTTAATAAAGAATTAATTATGGCGTCTAAATTCTTGGAAGAAATAGATAAAGAGTATCCGGGGGATATTATTGCTGTTCTTGGCGGGTCTGCTCTTGTAGAAAATACTGATGCTTATAATCAAGTGGTGAACCTCGGAAAAGTAATGGCAGGAAAGAAATTTGTCCCGGCTACAGGTGGTGGGAAGGGCGCCATGAAAGCCGCTCACGAAGGTTATGCAATAGACGGCAAGGGTGAAAAACCAGTAATTAGTGTGCCTACACCTCCACGAGGCGGTTTCGTAAAAGAAAATAGATATGCAGAAAAATACGCTGTGACGGATAAAAAAGTGGGTGAAGATGATCATTTTTATTTCGGAGCAAATATAGTGTTTAGAACCGGGATTATAGTTCACGGTGCGATCGGAGCAATTGCGGTGACTGGAGGATGGGGCACTTTGTATGAAGTATTTGAAATGATGCGGCAGAATATTCCTTTCGTGCTTTTTGGAACAACTTATTGGCAGCCGATTATGGATCAGTTAAAGGAATCGGATCTTGGGAAATCAGGGAATTTTGTTATGCCAAAGATTACAGATAGTCCTGAGGAAGCAATTCGCTACATTGTTGAGGAAAACAACAAAATAAATGAAGGAAAGAGGCAAGCTAGAATGCCTTCAACTTCCAAAGATAATATTCAGGGTATGATAGAACAGGCTGAAAAGGTAAAAAAAGCGGAAGCCCTTGAAAAAGCAATCATTTTTATCGGAGGAAGCGAAGATTTGAGTTCAGAGGATCCTATCCTTACACAGAGTGCATTAAAACTGAGAGAAAAAGGTTTAAATCTTCGTGCGGAAAGAAGCAGCATTTTCAATATTCTAAAGAAAACCGTAAGTGAAAAGTATTTACAATCAATTATTAAAGGAGATGGTGTTGATTCAGAAAATCATATTTTTGTAGGCAACTCGTTTGACTCGCTGCACAGGTATCTTTTGTATAGGAAAGCCGAAGGTTATGTCTTTTTGCCGAGAGGAGGTTTAGAAGATATTTGTCTTCTCTTTGAAGCTTTTGAGATGGAAAAAAGAAGACCTCAAGGACAACTCAATAAACCTATAATACTGGTAGGAAAGAGCTATTGGGAACCGATAATGAAAGCGCTTACTGAAAAACCATTAGCTGATGGCCTGATAAAGCCAGTAGATATAACACGATATTGTATTGTTGATAGTGCTGAAGAAATCACAAAGGTTTTATGTCCTGAACAAAACACCGTTACGAATGAACACGAATCCGGCACGGGGACGATGACAAGCACACTTGAAAAATACTTTAATAAAAATAATGAAAAAAGAATTGGCGCGGCGAGCTGCGATGAATGGGTTAAACATGAAAAGAGGATAAGGAAGATCTTCTTTAAAGATAAGGCTCAAGCTGATAAATTTATTGAAAGCCTGGCCAAAGAAATAGGAATAGAATTCGATGATTTCATTAGGAACTACAACGACGATGTTTATGAAGAAGTTGAACATGTAATAATTGAGCGCTGGGGAAAAGAGTTCTCTTCATCGTTGAAGCTGTGGATCGCATATTACACAGCTTTGCGCGATTGTGAAATTTTTTACGCGCCTTTCCGCAAGTTTGAGCAAGATGAAATATGGAAAGCAACGATACAAGCACTTATTAGATCTTCGTTGGAGTCGGTGCCATTGGTAATTGCCGTTATGGATTCGGTTAATTATTTGCTAGGACTTCATAACCCCGAACTTAAAGAAAAGGAAGGTCTTTCAAAATTTTTAGAGGAGCTGGTTTACAAAGGTATTAATGCGATTAAGGATCTTGATTTCAGCAATTGGAACCTGATTCCAGCAAAGGCGAAAGCCATAGATGCGCAGACACCTTTTCATCAAAAAAATAATCGAAATCCAGAAAAGCCAGCAGGAACTTTTAACAATGATGCAAAATTTCAAGCCTTGCTTAATAAACATTGGGAGCAAGGAGTTCCTCTAAATCCAGGGCTAAAGGAGGCACTATTTAGTACTTATATTGAAGAAGGAGAGGAAGTTTTAATCAAAGATATCCAAGAAGTTCTTGAAAAAGTAAAAGTAAAGAATTTAAAAACTAATTATTTAAGAAAGTTCATGATAAATATTTTTGCTGATATGGGAGACTTTGAAGGTAAAGATAGATGGATAAATGATTTGCCGAAAAGCTCTTTCCTAAATTACCAGATAGAATCAGCTGAAAGTATCAAAACTACGAGAGAACATATAAGTCTTCAAGTCGAATTTTATTTAGAAGTAATATCTCCTTATTTATTTTCTGAAGAAGCCCAGCTAAAACTGCCTTCAAAACTTATTGATATTTATAAAAACAAGCATAATAAGGTTCTTGCTGCCGCAGTAGATATATGTCTAGATGTAATGCAGGCAAAAAATGAAGATGATCTGAAAGCAGTAGGAAACAAATATGGTCTTTCGGAATCAGCTGGAAGCAGGCTGGTTCTTCCAAGCAATAGCGATAAAGAAAAATCGCTTGATGATCAAAACAAATTGATTAAAGAAAACAAAGCTCTGCTCAAGGAGAAGAAAGCTGAGTTTGATGAAAGAAGAATGAATCGTGCTGAGTATCTTTCCTGGAAGAATTATTGTAATTCTGAAATAAGAAAAGCAAAAAAGGAAAAGAAAAGAATTGCAAGAGAAATAGCAAAGGATGAGTTTAAAATTAGCATGAAGCCCGAGTTTGTTGAGTTACATTACCCTAAAATTCTGAGAGAAGTAGTTGATGAATTAGAATCACAATTCGGCTTGAGAAAAATACGCTCCGACTCAGGCACAATCGAACTCGTGAAGATTTGGAACGACGGTGAAATTCGTAACAAAAAGGAAGCTCGTGCTGAAAAGATAACTACCGAAGACGCAGTTGAATTTGTTAGGGATAGATTGGTTGGAAATGACGTTAAAAATTATGACGAAAGAAAAGCCGGCGCAAGAAAAATAAAGCTTCGGACCTATGAATGGGGAATTTCAATATATAGTATGGTGTTTACTACTTTACTGCTAGTTTTATTAGCAACGGTGCCCGTTTTTGGGTCAATTGATTTAATCGCAAGTGTGGCAAGCGGTATTATTCCAGCTTATTATGCAGCCCATGAAGCAAATATCAGGACCCACGCAACGTGGGATATTGACCATCCAAACGGCCAAAGGCTTGCCCTTCCGGAAAAAAACCCAGAACAAGATATATCCGAAGAAATTGCACAACAATTTATAGGTGTGGGCGCTCATTTTGCGACCGGCTACAGTAAATATGAGAAATTCAAAATTTCTGATTTAATGGCAATGCTCCAGGAAGGATTCAAACAATCGGAGGATCCTGAAGCCCTTGCAGAAAACATAAAAGAAAAGTGTTCAGGTACTTTTGAAGAATATGAAAATACAAAAACTGAAGTCATCATAGATAATGAAGATTGCGAAGGAAAACAAAATGACAATATAATTCATATTACATATAAAGTTGAGTGTATTACAAAGTCTTCGCAGGGCGAAAAGAAACAGCAGTCGGAAATACAATTTTTCTACGATAAAACCTCTGAAATTATCTCTCTCGGAAAAGATGTGCCTGTAACATTAATCCATAATCTGGATTCTGCCAGGAATTTATGGACCTATGAAAGAATGAGAATTGTTATGGACCTTATTGAAATGGGCCAATGCCATCTTTTTTATCAATGGGCAGAACCCGGAGAATTTAACAACAATAAAGCGAGCGTCCTGGATGCGTTAATAGTTGCAGATAGAAATTATCCCGGAGGTCTTAGAAAGTATCGCCAAAATGCATTAGATCTACTTGAAAAGTCAAAAGCAAAAATAAATCCTTTTGGCAATTATGATTTTTCAATTCCTAAACCGATTGAAACTATTTCAAGACCTGAAGATAGTAATTTCCAAAATTATACTGAAAAAGGATTAAAAAATGCAGCTGGTAAACTTGCTTTCGTAAATTTGCTAGGGGGAATAGGAAGCAGGCTTGAATATCCGTTTATTAAAGCAGGCATTCCTTTTTCATCGCTTACTATGCAGACGTATTTAGAATACTATTGTAAAAACATACTAGCCATACAAAGTATTTCCAACAAAATGAACGGAACTAATTTCAAAATACCTTATATTATTATTGCTTCTGATTCTACTGCAGAACCGATAATAAATTTGCTGAAAAAAAATGGCTATTTTGGATTAGATCTTGATCAAGTTCAGGTACTTCCTGATAGCCCTGTGCCTGCTTTTGATATTAATGGTAATTTTGCGCTAGCAGGTGACAAAATTGAAAACCTGGATACCGGCGAAGAAGAGACTAATTATTTGCATGGGTACGCTGCGGCTTTAAAAACTCCCGGGCATGGTTCTGTGCATCAAGTTCTCAAAAATCACGGCCTTGTAGAAAAATGGATTAAAGAAGGAAGAACACACACTGTGTTTTTTCAGGATACAAATGCTCAGGCTTTCAATATTATTTGTTCGCTTTTTGGTATTTCTCTGGAAAAGGGAGTTGCTATGAATACCGCTTCCACGGAAATTGCAAAAGGAGAACCTTCTGGCGGAATTTTCAGATTAAATCCGAAAATTCCTGCTCCTGGACTTCGTCCAATGATAACAAATGTCGAATATTCTTATCTTCAACCCATGGAATCAGAACTGGATAAAATGGGGATCAAGCGGAACGAAACCCCTATGAATACAAATATATTCTGTTTAGAAAATAAATACTATATTCAGGTTCTTAATGACCCGACTAAAATTAGAATTGGGGAATTCTGCAATCCCAAATGGGAAAACGAAAAAGAATTAGGAAGGACAAAGATTTCAGGTAAAGGACTAACCCAGGTTGAAATGATGATGCAAGATATTGCGCAACCTATGTCGGAAGTTGTTGGAAACTTGGATAAGCAGATAGGATACACTTTTTATGCAGACAAAAGAATGGCTTTTTCTCCCGTAAAGAATTCAATAAATAATGCGCGAAAAAAACTGCAAGACGGATTTCCTCTTGATTATATGGGCACAGCTGAGGCAGATTATTATAAATACTTTAGAAAACTTTTGAAATCTTTGAACATTGATATTAATATTGAAGGAGAAAAAATTGTATCGCAGGGGCTTCCGTTGATGTGGGGAGCAATGGTTTATCTTTCACCCTATTTTGCCTTAGAAGTAAAAAGACTAAAAGAAAAAATAATTGTAGGGTCAAATGTTAAAATAAGCAAAGAATCCTCATTGTTTATTGACGGAGAAGGGCAACTAGAACTCCAGAATTTTGCCTTAAATGGCCTTTTAAGGATAATTTTCCCTGTCGGGAAAAATATTAAACTTAAGATAAGAAACATAAAAATAGAAAATACCATAAGCGAAAAAAGCAAGCTTCACGGGTATTATTTCAGAGATCTTCGTCCGGAGGAGATGGATAAGAAGAAAAAACCTGAATTAGTCCCTTTCATAATACGCGGTGCTATCAGAAAACCTGTCGCGGATCCCCATGATCTCAAAAAATTGGATATGTTTGAGAAAATATTTACTTTGGATTTGACAAACTTAAGTGATGGTGTTTATGTTTTTGCCTTTGATGAAAATAATAAAATGGTGATTGCGGAAAATGAGGATGTTTTAATTGAAAGAATTAAGGAACAGATCAAGAAAGTCGTAACGGATGAAAATATCAAAATTCCAGCGAAAAAAGCCACTGCACTTGCGAAAGCAATGCTAAAAACTTCAAAAAATATATCAATAAGAGATGCTGTTAAGGAAATAGTTGGACACGATATTGTTTTAGCCGAGAGACTTGCATTGGAATTGGGTGAGTTAAAGAACGACCAGATATTAGCGCCGTTTATTCTTGAGCCTGTATGCGAGGCATACAGGGTTATGACTGATTCAATTAAGAAAATTAATCCGGAGAGCGAGGCGCTTCTTAAGAAAGTTGAAGAAGACGTACATAATATTCTTGCCGATTTTCCTGATTCAATCCGTGAATTAAGTGAAGTAAAAAAGATTATGCTTGAACTTATGGAGGATATTTTAAGATTAAGACTGGAATATCTACTGCGTAACAGGGACTCAAAAGCGATAAACGAAATGTTCGATCAGGATCTTTTGGATTTTGTTACGAACTTTGACAATATTGATAAAGAAAATATTGCAAGTATAGTATCAAATATTTGCGAGAGCAAGTCTGATAAATTTTACAAAGCTGAATTGCTTGCTTATAAACTCGGATACCTAAAAAAAGAACAATACAGAAAACATTTTTCGTTCATAGCAGAAATGATGAAAAATGCTTATGCCTTTATGATAGGCTGCGTCGGTGAAACTATAAAAGTCCCTGCCAAAGAGCTTAAAGATATAAAAGATGTTGAAACTCAACTGCTCAGAATATCAGTGGGTGTTAATGATATTGATAAGGATTTTCCTCCAGATTATCAATGCCAATCCGAT
Protein-coding sequences here:
- a CDS encoding LOG family protein; protein product: YVNLDRLTELSSCSELFDKFYSVNVERNEYFIKNIFGEAPLSQNKNEKIASHPDPISKTIASLENAKDIAVVVTGGFHTEGFAKILEDRNISYLVITPNVTNDTKFAKSVYDQLAKKYAKEFASQTVALPAFAKGIEKLNAHGKEVEITKAYVEAALRIELAKRKDLKPEKIAQEMDKLVKELSEDKEFNYLGIGDFSYDKDSSDAKTGIYRFRYMLEGVDITIVWNTKTEKVEVSKESAPATMNSTYQDYYEIHKEDKNLPESWERWLDKAKAFEILFKGKGISANDFIKELAKDLEVSFDKFVEPPLKIKDDIKDAKLEEIAKKYSLDFLKLKENINYYLSKRDCEINHINKNENEVKSFWDPVVRGDDIAKIVQILLPLHSNKSSETGITLILTVGKLALEWSRQIPGVNIEGLIPKVYDLLIKEFGEDDVAIEFGALIKREIKKMGSALQTEIPKFIQKFVHKAWNIVHSEAPATIDSDKKNQIIKDVTSSETATNIVNKKAADLAEIAHRHQERNDGIKEFTDSFLGGFGAFLAFGILFAAPVLQSIMQGYYIYSLYSIIWTLVFVAPFVLGVVLKIIGVGVIGASKIVERYQKSMYEIDSEIAAENAWKDKYFTSYKLVDPKLNEYLDTYKVPIKRKRVVISGQEEYVGRALNNVIADNIKTYKNPEEILSYVTLYLEMFFVTNLPLDESFQEIDKYIVSYLKILESVSNNEELNKKVTDSDKQNLILTIMKDLHAWLDATLEGTSFRKLNRNQKTEILRYWKSQLDKIQEKTDLDKQFDTWGDKTGKLEKSKPEDTGTMAETKRNKNLTEPATYEEFMIDLRYGLIRSITDEDKDPFSFGRKRWVYPNNIESENVSEWQESKNQLRDEDLDEVFSYLGNKDCIDKWWKDDFIDSLAEGTAGEEAVKIERIKQTLRILRRLCQVYYSPRFEAHELMMLAKAVMHGKISLTDAAAIFVDEHLVHVLSSFDNKIIRTLGEAPKKDAQERKVTPEKLAYLRENEPERMEGSESIIGTVARVIKGELEQLLLFVNPNFFVVEKIARELHAIFNIQHYLKPLTKPGNGKDTSENPSVMMIMTEYFKNPENRAKWALPEDFDTWQKRAEECVKFFGSRANADKFLTHIAEKIHMSFDQFIEGDLTKERRKAIPMEALDEMRHLGKNLSLWKELAKQLCSYAAVRDCEHQQGRALSSVVKQFEQVFDSWGKPIEGDILSDIEASMKQTPDLKGKVGSARETQENTPATFDNQPNKKSGESPMATSNINPISEDKFNKELIMASKFLEEIDKEYPGDIIAVLGGSALVENTDAYNQVVNLGKVMAGKKFVPATGGGKGAMKAAHEGYAIDGKGEKPVISVPTPPRGGFVKENRYAEKYAVTDKKVGEDDHFYFGANIVFRTGIIVHGAIGAIAVTGGWGTLYEVFEMMRQNIPFVLFGTTYWQPIMDQLKESDLGKSGNFVMPKITDSPEEAIRYIVEENNKINEGKRQARMPSTSKDNIQGMIEQAEKVKKAEALEKAIIFIGGSEDLSSEDPILTQSALKLREKGLNLRAERSSIFNILKKTVSEKYLQSIIKGDGVDSENHIFVGNSFDSLHRYLLYRKAEGYVFLPRGGLEDICLLFEAFEMEKRRPQGQLNKPIILVGKSYWEPIMKALTEKPLADGLIKPVDITRYCIVDSAEEITKVLCPEQNTVTNEHESGTGTMTSTLEKYFNKNNEKRIGAASCDEWVKHEKRIRKIFFKDKAQADKFIESLAKEIGIEFDDFIRNYNDDVYEEVEHVIIERWGKEFSSSLKLWIAYYTALRDCEIFYAPFRKFEQDEIWKATIQALIRSSLESVPLVIAVMDSVNYLLGLHNPELKEKEGLSKFLEELVYKGINAIKDLDFSNWNLIPAKAKAIDAQTPFHQKNNRNPEKPAGTFNNDAKFQALLNKHWEQGVPLNPGLKEALFSTYIEEGEEVLIKDIQEVLEKVKVKNLKTNYLRKFMINIFADMGDFEGKDRWINDLPKSSFLNYQIESAESIKTTREHISLQVEFYLEVISPYLFSEEAQLKLPSKLIDIYKNKHNKVLAAAVDICLDVMQAKNEDDLKAVGNKYGLSESAGSRLVLPSNSDKEKSLDDQNKLIKENKALLKEKKAEFDERRMNRAEYLSWKNYCNSEIRKAKKEKKRIAREIAKDEFKISMKPEFVELHYPKILREVVDELESQFGLRKIRSDSGTIELVKIWNDGEIRNKKEARAEKITTEDAVEFVRDRLVGNDVKNYDERKAGARKIKLRTYEWGISIYSMVFTTLLLVLLATVPVFGSIDLIASVASGIIPAYYAAHEANIRTHATWDIDHPNGQRLALPEKNPEQDISEEIAQQFIGVGAHFATGYSKYEKFKISDLMAMLQEGFKQSEDPEALAENIKEKCSGTFEEYENTKTEVIIDNEDCEGKQNDNIIHITYKVECITKSSQGEKKQQSEIQFFYDKTSEIISLGKDVPVTLIHNLDSARNLWTYERMRIVMDLIEMGQCHLFYQWAEPGEFNNNKASVLDALIVADRNYPGGLRKYRQNALDLLEKSKAKINPFGNYDFSIPKPIETISRPEDSNFQNYTEKGLKNAAGKLAFVNLLGGIGSRLEYPFIKAGIPFSSLTMQTYLEYYCKNILAIQSISNKMNGTNFKIPYIIIASDSTAEPIINLLKKNGYFGLDLDQVQVLPDSPVPAFDINGNFALAGDKIENLDTGEEETNYLHGYAAALKTPGHGSVHQVLKNHGLVEKWIKEGRTHTVFFQDTNAQAFNIICSLFGISLEKGVAMNTASTEIAKGEPSGGIFRLNPKIPAPGLRPMITNVEYSYLQPMESELDKMGIKRNETPMNTNIFCLENKYYIQVLNDPTKIRIGEFCNPKWENEKELGRTKISGKGLTQVEMMMQDIAQPMSEVVGNLDKQIGYTFYADKRMAFSPVKNSINNARKKLQDGFPLDYMGTAEADYYKYFRKLLKSLNIDINIEGEKIVSQGLPLMWGAMVYLSPYFALEVKRLKEKIIVGSNVKISKESSLFIDGEGQLELQNFALNGLLRIIFPVGKNIKLKIRNIKIENTISEKSKLHGYYFRDLRPEEMDKKKKPELVPFIIRGAIRKPVADPHDLKKLDMFEKIFTLDLTNLSDGVYVFAFDENNKMVIAENEDVLIERIKEQIKKVVTDENIKIPAKKATALAKAMLKTSKNISIRDAVKEIVGHDIVLAERLALELGELKNDQILAPFILEPVCEAYRVMTDSIKKINPESEALLKKVEEDVHNILADFPDSIRELSEVKKIMLELMEDILRLRLEYLLRNRDSKAINEMFDQDLLDFVTNFDNIDKENIASIVSNICESKSDKFYKAELLAYKLGYLKKEQYRKHFSFIAEMMKNAYAFMIGCVGETIKVPAKELKDIKDVETQLLRISVGVNDIDKDFPPDYQCQSDLAAIKKGLSERLNNLQANKLGWLLAFHPSDESQKPGDKDKKDGGVLKAAVDTVWKALELFTSPGTAEFAIATAQKLLGEIREESQKEAKEKNEEWNESAFDKTLINQLIKFVDNYQLENDHKYFPKIISIEALKLLRNFNELLPNPKLIEKLKLFAIWCTLEFAPDFENKKILFAKDKELQDFIADHPVGQDIVDADISDIRRETAIKGDWTVSKEEAANEAAKALHKKKNMPFWLGKSDVLLTAVNIDGKTAEISVPDKLFKEFLASLKNIGTEIKQGQSILNPGNNKIVASELLKVINKIAQDKDIKTSEYSAIFRTFLISFFNVSSQINGLTEKEADKLSVYLENFKEVWFLVSTESKQNEKLANVLKDFTNATITALNEWIINLDKTLNSSERANLDLIFKLYIPTILTSGKGTVLKMDPLINLIKAIAKEHSAKVSTGAGLALPENAGLEKERNDLMIERESLMDWPLNPETKKRIKELSKKIKSKAREIAVKERKEVNKTFFVERHSEKYLQILNELLGKNNFILNSEDSIDKIKKEIQKKLTKQDGIDYAARNAGVQKIIKRTYEWGISIYSIVFGTLLTVLLMAVPLLWPIALIASIAGGIIPAYYAAREANVRTHATWDITHPITQRLVLPGIKGDLVPISLENFLEAVTNGDKFFEEYA